From a region of the Streptomyces caniferus genome:
- a CDS encoding mycothiol-dependent nitroreductase Rv2466c family protein: MSDTAKTPADFWFDPLCPWAWMTSRWMLEVEKVRPVEVRWHVMSLAVLNEDRLDELPEEYAENMRPGGKAWGPVRVVIAAQQLHGDEAVGRLYTALGTRFHNEGLGVTPESIAAALEDAGLPADLIAYAEKDTYDVQLRASHKEGIDLVGQEVGTPVIAVPGPDSQGASAASSNGGGGRATGGQIAFFGPVVTPAPKGEEAARLWDGTLMVASIPGFYEIKRTRTQGPIFD; encoded by the coding sequence GTGTCCGACACCGCGAAGACCCCGGCAGACTTCTGGTTCGACCCGCTGTGCCCCTGGGCGTGGATGACCTCGCGCTGGATGCTGGAGGTGGAGAAGGTCCGCCCGGTCGAGGTGCGCTGGCACGTGATGAGCCTGGCGGTGCTGAACGAGGACAGGCTCGACGAGCTGCCCGAGGAGTACGCCGAGAACATGCGCCCCGGCGGCAAGGCGTGGGGTCCGGTCCGTGTGGTGATCGCCGCACAGCAGCTGCACGGCGACGAGGCCGTGGGCAGGCTCTACACGGCGCTGGGCACCCGCTTCCACAACGAGGGCCTCGGGGTGACCCCGGAGAGCATCGCCGCCGCCCTGGAGGACGCGGGCCTGCCCGCCGACCTGATCGCCTACGCCGAGAAGGACACCTACGACGTCCAGTTGCGCGCCTCCCACAAGGAAGGCATCGACCTGGTCGGCCAGGAGGTCGGCACCCCCGTGATCGCCGTCCCCGGACCGGATTCCCAGGGCGCGAGCGCAGCGAGCTCCAACGGGGGTGGTGGCCGGGCGACGGGTGGGCAGATCGCCTTCTTCGGCCCGGTCGTCACCCCGGCCCCCAAGGGCGAGGAGGCCGCCAGGCTGTGGGACGGCACGCTGATGGTCG